A window of Ruminococcus champanellensis 18P13 = JCM 17042 contains these coding sequences:
- a CDS encoding helix-turn-helix transcriptional regulator has product MLQENTEAHGFAEEDVRIISTPSTMAKKCFFYLQETGYLKTCQKHNTKRTNLQSFLFVIVLGGKGVLHYGEANYTLTKGECFFIDCRQSHSYHSSGDTPWEVMWVHFNGCSSEPYFELFSAQNDVVFCPASTAKFIDVLQELMRINEEKTAETEILTSELLVNLLTQLLTFRSIRSEDNALRAKLHTILTYLNERFCTDITLDELSQKFYISKYYLTREFKKAYGETIFQHIIAMRINYAKRLLRFTDKSIDEIAELCGFHDQSYFTKQFKKAENMTCLAFRKRWRD; this is encoded by the coding sequence ATGCTACAGGAAAACACCGAGGCGCATGGATTTGCCGAGGAGGATGTGCGGATCATCAGCACTCCAAGTACTATGGCAAAGAAATGCTTTTTCTATCTGCAGGAGACCGGTTATCTGAAAACCTGTCAGAAGCATAATACAAAACGGACGAACCTCCAGTCCTTTTTGTTTGTAATCGTGCTGGGCGGCAAGGGTGTGCTGCATTATGGGGAAGCCAATTACACGCTGACAAAGGGCGAATGTTTTTTTATCGACTGCCGCCAGTCCCATTCCTATCATAGTAGCGGCGACACCCCCTGGGAGGTCATGTGGGTTCACTTTAATGGCTGCTCCTCAGAGCCTTATTTTGAGCTGTTTTCCGCCCAGAACGATGTGGTATTCTGCCCCGCCTCCACAGCCAAATTCATTGATGTGTTACAGGAGTTGATGCGCATCAATGAGGAAAAAACGGCGGAAACGGAGATTCTGACTTCCGAACTGCTGGTGAATCTGCTGACCCAGCTGCTGACCTTCCGGAGCATCCGGTCAGAGGACAATGCTCTGCGCGCCAAGCTGCATACCATTCTTACATATCTCAATGAACGATTCTGCACGGATATCACCCTGGATGAGCTGTCTCAGAAATTCTACATCAGTAAGTATTACCTGACCCGGGAATTTAAAAAGGCTTACGGGGAAACCATCTTTCAGCATATTATTGCGATGCGCATCAACTATGCCAAGCGGCTGCTGCGGTTTACGGATAAGTCCATTGACGAGATTGCGGAGCTTTGCGGTTTCCATGATCAAAGCTATTTCACAAAGCAATTCAAAAAGGCAGAGAATATGACCTGTCTGGCGTTCCGGAAACGCTGGCGGGATTAA
- a CDS encoding DUF6179 domain-containing protein, with translation MLEPQCAVPVEPDALDPRNYTLSLLEACREKGLLDDTQCGRIRLGLDRIFAETAAEYTKRASSTIPRTAARQLYDAVLFRCDAYLSRLPLSEGIHLLQQGNMEEISHRGMECILDAFTRCKAIFRQAYAIRCRLPIGAYQYAMEHAFDRFCKGYSARFDPRNDCMGIDYPLLGRQAYALPEEGVWFVGTYYSCLLLENQLCRMVPASALAALFAGYARSYHCEPEDLHISAAELLVNQLLTGILLEAAPLQVLFTERNQLLGMPKPDVPSLQAAFHRRYESIMSPPLLAYAEAYIPRFVWEWSIRDGYQMLANWLVLP, from the coding sequence ATGCTTGAACCGCAATGTGCTGTTCCGGTGGAGCCGGATGCTCTGGATCCCAGGAACTATACGCTTTCCCTGCTGGAGGCATGCCGGGAAAAGGGCTTGCTGGATGATACCCAGTGCGGAAGAATCCGGTTGGGGCTGGATCGGATATTTGCGGAAACGGCGGCGGAATACACAAAGCGGGCAAGCAGTACCATACCCCGTACCGCTGCCCGGCAATTGTACGATGCGGTTTTGTTCCGGTGTGATGCATACCTGAGCCGACTGCCCCTTTCGGAGGGGATCCATTTGCTGCAGCAGGGGAACATGGAAGAAATCAGTCATCGGGGCATGGAATGCATACTGGATGCCTTTACCCGTTGCAAGGCGATTTTCCGGCAAGCCTATGCCATCCGGTGCCGCCTGCCCATCGGTGCCTATCAGTATGCCATGGAGCATGCTTTTGATCGTTTTTGCAAGGGATATTCCGCCCGGTTTGATCCACGAAACGATTGCATGGGTATCGATTACCCCCTCCTTGGGCGGCAGGCGTATGCACTGCCGGAGGAGGGGGTGTGGTTCGTGGGTACCTATTATTCCTGTCTGCTGCTGGAGAATCAGCTGTGCCGGATGGTTCCTGCTTCTGCGTTGGCGGCATTGTTTGCAGGATATGCCCGGAGCTATCACTGTGAGCCGGAGGATCTGCACATCAGCGCAGCAGAACTGCTGGTCAATCAACTGCTGACGGGAATTCTGCTGGAGGCTGCTCCTTTGCAGGTGTTGTTTACGGAGCGAAATCAGTTGCTTGGCATGCCAAAGCCGGATGTCCCATCCTTGCAGGCAGCTTTTCACCGCCGGTACGAATCGATCATGTCTCCGCCGCTGCTTGCCTATGCGGAGGCGTACATCCCCCGGTTTGTCTGGGAATGGAGCATACGGGACGGGTATCAGATGCTTGCCAACTGGCTGGTGCTACCCTAA
- a CDS encoding DUF6323 family protein, whose amino-acid sequence MNLEAFLPKAYPDDVDKQLLLDTNQTARQYGLQLSEQQAGELVHAESVLCRDGERIRLGGSAAALLAEAFCQSSYLSQQEYASTLLQLLDIFYTAKEGSLELIGDEELVQLLFAWFEHRCGGSLELLQSRELEYFYRQVHDRAAGGMGADRDA is encoded by the coding sequence ATGAATTTAGAGGCATTTTTACCAAAGGCTTATCCTGACGATGTTGACAAGCAACTGCTGCTGGATACGAACCAGACAGCCCGTCAGTACGGATTACAGCTGTCAGAACAGCAGGCCGGGGAATTGGTGCATGCGGAGTCTGTTCTGTGCCGGGATGGGGAGCGGATCCGGTTGGGGGGCAGTGCAGCCGCACTATTGGCGGAAGCTTTTTGCCAGAGCAGCTATCTGTCTCAGCAGGAGTATGCGTCTACGCTGCTCCAATTGTTGGATATTTTCTACACTGCCAAGGAGGGAAGCCTGGAGCTGATCGGGGATGAGGAACTGGTGCAGCTGCTGTTTGCCTGGTTTGAGCATCGCTGCGGCGGCAGTCTGGAGCTGCTGCAAAGTCGGGAACTGGAGTATTTTTACCGACAGGTGCATGACCGTGCAGCAGGGGGAATGGGGGCGGATCGGGATGCTTGA
- a CDS encoding sodium:solute symporter family protein yields MTLACTIGMIVVYIIIMLGIGFYTSRKTKSVSDFVLGGRTAGSWLTAFAYGTSYFSAVVFIGYAGQFGWNYGVSAAWIGVGNAVIGSLLAWIVLGKRTRIMTKHLGSKTMPEFFENRFQSKSLKLASAAIVFVFLIPYTASVYNGLSRLFAMAFNMTSDASYMLIIVAMAVLTAIYVILGGYAATAINDFVQGIVMLVGIAVVVYCVIHNQGGFSAALDGLKQIDTNGAKAGTLNTLFGPDPINLLGVVILTSLGTWGLPQMVHKFYAIKDQDAVKKGTVISTVFALIVAGGSYLLGGFDRLFCTTDAADTSGKTLIATLSNGKPEFDAMIPAVLQTALPDLLIGLVVVLVLSASMSTLSSLVLTSSSTLTIDMIKPAMKKSMTDKKEVTIMRVLIGGFLLISVLIAFNKTTSISTLMSYSWGALAGAFLGPFMWGLFSKKVTKAAVWTSFVVGIGGTVFHMCVFSFFSKSFPGLVKAAASCPFNLASPINVGAILMVLSIVLVPIVSMFTKPCDQKAVDAVFACYDEKDA; encoded by the coding sequence ATGACACTCGCTTGTACAATCGGGATGATTGTTGTTTACATCATTATCATGCTCGGAATCGGTTTTTACACCAGCCGAAAAACCAAATCCGTCAGCGACTTTGTTTTGGGCGGCAGAACAGCCGGCTCCTGGCTCACCGCTTTTGCATACGGTACTTCCTATTTTTCCGCAGTGGTATTCATCGGCTATGCCGGTCAGTTTGGCTGGAATTACGGTGTGTCCGCTGCCTGGATCGGAGTGGGCAATGCTGTCATTGGCAGTCTGCTTGCCTGGATCGTCCTGGGGAAGCGTACCCGGATCATGACCAAGCACCTTGGCTCCAAGACCATGCCGGAATTCTTTGAAAACCGGTTTCAGTCCAAAAGCCTGAAGCTGGCATCAGCAGCCATCGTGTTCGTGTTCCTGATTCCCTATACGGCATCCGTCTACAATGGTTTGTCCCGTTTGTTCGCCATGGCGTTCAACATGACCTCCGATGCTTCCTATATGCTGATTATCGTGGCAATGGCTGTGCTGACAGCAATCTATGTGATCCTGGGGGGCTATGCTGCAACTGCCATCAATGACTTTGTACAGGGCATTGTCATGCTGGTGGGCATTGCAGTCGTGGTATACTGTGTGATTCACAACCAGGGTGGTTTTTCTGCTGCACTGGATGGATTGAAGCAGATCGACACCAACGGTGCCAAGGCTGGTACGCTGAACACTCTGTTCGGTCCGGATCCCATCAATCTGCTGGGCGTGGTGATTCTGACTTCTCTGGGTACCTGGGGACTGCCCCAGATGGTACATAAGTTCTACGCAATCAAGGATCAGGACGCTGTGAAAAAGGGTACCGTGATCTCCACTGTCTTTGCTTTGATCGTAGCAGGGGGATCCTACCTGCTGGGGGGCTTTGATCGCTTGTTCTGCACCACGGATGCAGCGGATACCAGCGGCAAGACGTTGATCGCAACCCTTTCCAACGGTAAGCCGGAGTTTGACGCAATGATCCCTGCGGTGCTGCAAACTGCACTGCCGGATTTGCTGATCGGTCTGGTGGTGGTTCTGGTGCTTTCCGCATCCATGTCCACCCTGTCCTCCCTGGTGTTGACCTCCAGTTCTACCTTGACGATCGACATGATCAAGCCGGCAATGAAGAAATCCATGACCGATAAGAAGGAAGTGACCATCATGCGTGTGCTGATCGGCGGATTCCTGCTGATTTCTGTGCTGATCGCATTTAACAAGACCACTTCCATCTCCACCCTCATGTCCTACTCCTGGGGTGCTCTGGCAGGTGCATTCCTTGGCCCGTTCATGTGGGGCTTGTTCTCCAAGAAGGTGACCAAAGCGGCAGTCTGGACCAGTTTTGTGGTGGGCATCGGCGGTACCGTGTTCCATATGTGTGTGTTCTCTTTCTTTTCAAAATCCTTCCCGGGTCTTGTCAAGGCGGCGGCATCCTGCCCGTTCAACCTGGCATCTCCCATTAACGTAGGTGCGATTCTGATGGTTCTGTCCATCGTGCTCGTACCCATCGTCAGCATGTTTACAAAGCCCTGTGACCAGAAGGCGGTGGATGCAGTGTTTGCATGCTATGATGAAAAGGATGCTTAA